One part of the Pogoniulus pusillus isolate bPogPus1 chromosome 8, bPogPus1.pri, whole genome shotgun sequence genome encodes these proteins:
- the RGS1 gene encoding regulator of G-protein signaling 1: MPGFFFSHSNMTELNGKDDCKLAEGKIHKKKQKAFGADLKNYLKCMVPHIEPGIKTSSSRNVMLSAEEVIQWSQSLEKLLASQSGQGVFREFLKSEFSEENIEFWLACEDYKKTKSDHLHGKAERICEEFVQTDAIKQINIDYQMREATARRAQEPTHTSFDEAQKTVYILMERDSYPRFLKSKAYLNLLNQLQTNTSK, from the exons AtgccagggttttttttttcacacagtAACATGACTGAATTAAATGGAAAAGACGACTGCAAGCTGGCAGAAGGCAAGATTcataaaaagaagcaaaaggcaTT CGGTGCAGATCTCAAAAATTATTTGAAGTGCATGGTACCACATATTGAGCCTGGGATCAAGACTTCTAGCTCCAGAAATGTCAT GCTTTCTGCAGAGGAAGTAATACAGTGGTCCCAGTCATTGGAAAAGCTCCTGGCTAGCCAAA GTGGTCAAGGGGTCTTTCGGGAGTTCCTGAAGTCAGAATTCAGTGAGGAAAACATAGAGTTCTGGTTGGCTTGTGAGGATTACAAGAAAACCAAGTCTGATCATCTGCATGGCAAAGCAGAGAGGATCTGTGAGGAGTTTGTTCAGACAGATGCTATCAAGCAG ATCAATATTGACTATCAGATGAGGGAAGCAACAGCCAGAAGGGCTCAAGAGCCAACTCACACAAGTTTTGATGAAGCCCAGAAAACTGTGTACATCCTCATGGAAAGAGATTCATATCCCAGATTTCTGAAATCCAAAGCCTACCTGAATCTTTTGAACCAGCTGCAAACCAACACCTCAAAATGA